One segment of Magnetospirillum sp. WYHS-4 DNA contains the following:
- a CDS encoding pyruvate dehydrogenase complex E1 component subunit beta (catalyzes the oxidative decarboxylation of pyruvate with concomitant acetylation of a lipoic acid-containing dihydrolipoamide acetyltransferase within the complex. The E1 component of the pyruvate dehydrogenase complex catalyzes the overall conversion of pyruvate to acetyl-CoA and CO(2). It contains multiple copies of three enzymatic components: pyruvate dehydrogenase (E1), dihydrolipoamide acetyltransferase(E2) and lipoamide dehydrogenase) — protein MPVNILMPALSPTMTEGKLARWLKNEGDAVKSGETLAEIETDKATMELEAVDEGTLGKILVPAGTEGVKVNAPIAVILEEGESAAALDAAPAPMAAPAPATVAP, from the coding sequence ATGCCCGTCAACATCCTGATGCCCGCCCTCTCCCCCACCATGACCGAGGGCAAGCTGGCGCGCTGGCTGAAGAACGAGGGCGACGCCGTGAAGAGCGGCGAGACCCTGGCCGAAATCGAGACCGACAAGGCGACCATGGAACTGGAGGCGGTGGACGAAGGCACGCTTGGCAAGATCCTGGTCCCCGCCGGCACCGAAGGGGTCAAGGTCAACGCTCCCATCGCCGTCATCTTGGAGGAAGGCGAAAGCGCCGCCGCCCTGGACGCCGCGCCGGCGCCGATGGCCGCCCCGGCGCCCGCGACCGTCGCGCCCT
- the pdhA gene encoding pyruvate dehydrogenase (acetyl-transferring) E1 component subunit alpha, with translation MAKAATRKSAKAPDPALPGREELLGYYRQMLLIRRFEEKSGQLYGMGLIGGFCHLYIGQEAVVVGLQSIANPQDTVVTSYRDHGHMLVCGMDPKGVMAELTGRAGGYSKGKGGSMHMFSREKNFFGGHGIVGAQMPIGTGLAFAHKYKDDGGICFAYCGDGAINQGQVYEAFNMAALWKLPVVYVIENNRYGMGTSVERASANAELYRRGQAYDIPGQQVNGMDVLAVREAGAKAAAHCRAGRGPYVLEMKTYRYRGHSMSDPAKYRTKEEVERVRKESDPLDTLRDLLFTRGLADEAALKEMDRQVKDIVGQAAEFAQASPEPGPAELYTDILVEA, from the coding sequence ATGGCAAAAGCGGCCACCCGCAAGTCCGCCAAGGCCCCGGACCCGGCACTGCCGGGCCGCGAGGAACTGCTCGGATATTACCGGCAGATGCTGCTGATCCGCCGTTTCGAGGAAAAGTCGGGCCAGCTCTACGGCATGGGTCTGATCGGCGGTTTTTGCCACCTCTACATCGGCCAGGAGGCCGTGGTGGTCGGCCTGCAATCGATCGCCAATCCCCAGGACACCGTGGTCACCAGCTACCGCGACCACGGCCACATGCTGGTCTGCGGCATGGACCCCAAGGGCGTGATGGCCGAACTCACGGGCCGGGCCGGCGGCTATTCCAAGGGCAAGGGCGGGTCCATGCACATGTTCTCGCGCGAGAAGAACTTCTTCGGCGGCCACGGCATCGTCGGCGCCCAGATGCCCATCGGCACCGGGCTCGCCTTCGCCCACAAGTACAAGGACGACGGCGGGATCTGCTTCGCCTATTGCGGCGACGGCGCCATCAACCAGGGCCAAGTCTACGAGGCCTTCAACATGGCGGCGCTCTGGAAGCTGCCGGTGGTCTACGTGATCGAGAACAACCGCTACGGCATGGGCACCTCGGTGGAACGCGCCTCGGCGAACGCCGAGCTTTACCGGCGCGGCCAGGCCTACGACATCCCCGGCCAGCAGGTGAACGGCATGGACGTGCTGGCGGTGCGCGAGGCCGGCGCCAAGGCCGCCGCCCACTGCCGGGCCGGCCGGGGCCCCTACGTGCTGGAAATGAAGACCTACCGCTACCGCGGCCATTCCATGTCCGACCCGGCCAAGTACCGCACCAAGGAGGAGGTCGAGCGGGTGCGCAAGGAAAGCGATCCCTTGGATACGCTCCGCGACCTGCTGTTCACCCGCGGCCTGGCGGACGAGGCGGCGCTGAAGGAGATGGACCGGCAAGTGAAGGACATCGTCGGCCAGGCGGCGGAATTCGCCCAGGCCAGCCCGGAACCCGGTCCGGCGGAGCTGTATACCGACATCCTGGTGGAGGCCTGA